The Anastrepha ludens isolate Willacy chromosome 2, idAnaLude1.1, whole genome shotgun sequence genome contains a region encoding:
- the LOC128859630 gene encoding Krueppel-like factor 13: MSSLKIQFPPHTFSRLFRPWDMAPNADAANASNATSNPTMPQNLSIHGVDTPPTATKTIKVEDEEVEVDDDYYLHTNRTSECASNQSNCSRLSDETELYQREQSTTDGRNLLTRITPTTAICPTQTPENGYIARPTLNREIFATPHHFRSREVLESQHQYQLHLLAQNVMPTTTTAPVAMPNEYFYATSTAAAMSRTSEVITALPPTSILPTSNSAAAVAAAGFADMDAYALDLMGREYARIMAEEAQTKAFNARKQRPKKFRCPQCEVAFSNNGQLKGHIRIHTGERPFKCHVESCGKTFTRNEELTRHKRIHTGLRPYPCAVCGKKFGRRDHLKKHMKTHMPQERQLRPAILMPIYPYLYGY; this comes from the exons atgtctTCGCTGAAAATTCAATTTCCCCCGCATACTTTTTCACGCCTCTTCCGCCCCTGGGACATGGCGCCCAACGCAGACGCTGCTAACGCCAGCAACGCCACCAGCAACCCCACAATGCCACAGAATCTAAGCATTCATGGTGTGGATACACCACCCACAGCCACAAAAACAATTAAGGTAGAAGATGAGGAGGTGGAAGTGGATGATGATTATTACCTGCATACGAATCGTACCTCTGAATGTGCTTCCAACCAAAGTAATTGTAGTCGTCTCAGCGACGAGACCGAACTCTACCAGCGTGAGCAGTCTACCACTGATGGCAGAAACTTACTAACACGAATCACTCCAACTACCGCCATATGTCCGACGCAAACGCCCGAGAATGGCTACATTGCAAGACCCACATTAAATAGGGAAATTTTTGCGACGCCGCATCACTTTCGCAGCAGAGAAGTGCTTGAGTCGCAGCATCAATATCAACTGCACTTGTTGGCACAGAATGTTATGCCAACAACGACGACGGCTCCAGTAGCAATGCCTAACGAATACTTTTATGCGACTAGTACGGCAGCTGCTATGAGCAGAACCAGCGAAGTCATTACAGCGTTGCCTCCCACATCCATCCTGCCCACGTCCAATAGCGCCGCGGCTGTAGCAGCAGCAGGATTTGCCGATATGGATGCGTACGCGCTCGATTTAATGGGACGCGAATATGCACGCATTATGGCCGAAGAGGCGCAAACCAAGGCCTTCAATGCGAGAAAACAGCGTCCAAAGAAATTTCGATGCCCACAATGCGAGGTGGCTTTCTCAAATAATGGACAACTGAAAGGGCACATACGGATACATACCG GCGAACGTCCTTTCAAATGCCACGTCGAGTCTTGCGGTAAGACATTTACGCGCAATGAGGAGCTGACCCGACACAAACGCATACACACAGGACTGCGACCATATCCATGTGCCGTTTGCGGTAAGAAGTTTGGCCGACGCGACCATCTCAAAAAACACATGAAGACCCATATGCCACAAGAGCGTCAACTGCGACCTGCCATATTAATGCCTATCTACCCGTACCTCTATGGATACTAA